The following proteins are encoded in a genomic region of Arachis ipaensis cultivar K30076 chromosome B02, Araip1.1, whole genome shotgun sequence:
- the LOC107625283 gene encoding eukaryotic translation initiation factor isoform X1: protein MATETAGAVVESSSAATVPSPAPEAGSKHKLERKWTFWFDNQSKPKQGAAWGTSLREVYTFDTVEEFWCLYDQVFKPSKLPGNADFHLFKTGIEPKWEDPECAKGGKWTVTSNRKANLDNMWLETMMALIGEQFDDAEDICGVVASVRQRQDKLSLWTKTAANEAAQMGIGRKWKEIIDVTDKIIYNFHDDSRTRSSKSRYSV, encoded by the exons atgGCAACCGAAACAGCAGGAGCAGTAGTTGAATCGTCCTCAGCAGCAACCGTGCCTTCGCCGGCGCCGGAGGCTGGATCGAAACACAAGCTCGAGAGGAAGTGGACGTTCTGGTTCGACAACCAATCGAAGCCGAAGCAAGGCGCTGCTTGGGGTACCTCTCTCCGCGAGGTTTACACTTTCGATACTGTCGAAGAGTTCTGGTG TTTGTATGATCAGGTATTCAAGCCCAGCAAATTGCCTGGAAATGCAGACTTCCACTTGTTCAAGACTGGGATTGAGCCGAAATGGGAAGATCCTGAGTGTGCTAAGGGAGGCAAGTGGACTGTCACAAGCAACAGGAAGGCTAATCTTGATAACATGTGGCTTGAAACT ATGATGGCTTTGATTGGGGAGCAATTTGACGATGCTGAGGACATATGCGGTGTGGTTGCAAGTGTGCGCCAGAGGCAGGACAAACTTTCGCTATGGACAAAGACCGCAGCAAACGAGGCAGCTCAG ATGGGCATTGGAAGGAAGTGGAAGGAGATCATTGATGTTACTGACAAGATAATATATAACTTCCAT GATGATTCTAGAACCCGATCATCAAAGAGTCGGTACAGTGTATAA
- the LOC107625283 gene encoding eukaryotic translation initiation factor isoform X2, which produces MATETAGAVVESSSAATVPSPAPEAGSKHKLERKWTFWFDNQSKPKQGAAWGTSLREVYTFDTVEEFWCLYDQVFKPSKLPGNADFHLFKTGIEPKWEDPECAKGGKWTVTSNRKANLDNMWLMMALIGEQFDDAEDICGVVASVRQRQDKLSLWTKTAANEAAQMGIGRKWKEIIDVTDKIIYNFHDDSRTRSSKSRYSV; this is translated from the exons atgGCAACCGAAACAGCAGGAGCAGTAGTTGAATCGTCCTCAGCAGCAACCGTGCCTTCGCCGGCGCCGGAGGCTGGATCGAAACACAAGCTCGAGAGGAAGTGGACGTTCTGGTTCGACAACCAATCGAAGCCGAAGCAAGGCGCTGCTTGGGGTACCTCTCTCCGCGAGGTTTACACTTTCGATACTGTCGAAGAGTTCTGGTG TTTGTATGATCAGGTATTCAAGCCCAGCAAATTGCCTGGAAATGCAGACTTCCACTTGTTCAAGACTGGGATTGAGCCGAAATGGGAAGATCCTGAGTGTGCTAAGGGAGGCAAGTGGACTGTCACAAGCAACAGGAAGGCTAATCTTGATAACATGTGGCTT ATGATGGCTTTGATTGGGGAGCAATTTGACGATGCTGAGGACATATGCGGTGTGGTTGCAAGTGTGCGCCAGAGGCAGGACAAACTTTCGCTATGGACAAAGACCGCAGCAAACGAGGCAGCTCAG ATGGGCATTGGAAGGAAGTGGAAGGAGATCATTGATGTTACTGACAAGATAATATATAACTTCCAT GATGATTCTAGAACCCGATCATCAAAGAGTCGGTACAGTGTATAA
- the LOC107627230 gene encoding uncharacterized protein LOC107627230, whose protein sequence is MSSYRWEVGTLYASRQEFKETVLAYAVHTARSIKLKKCDLVRIRAVCQKDCPFWLYAHKVGDESTWQLRSLNLQHTFMQTHRVGILHTKWLGAQFKKKVESNPRIKIRELQAKAHKKWNVTVTKSMAAKSKQEALSQIQGAFREQYRRINDYCTEILRANPGSSVSLKVIRSPDFVQEVQNLELMNYCVFQRLYVCFNACKKSFQHVRPFISLDGYFLKTPQGGQLLTAIGRDPNDQILPIAYAVVEADTKDSWIWFLRQ, encoded by the coding sequence ATGAGCAGCTATAGGTGGGAGGTAGGGACACTTTATGCATCCAGACAAGAGTTTAAGGAGACTGTGCTGGCATATGCAGTTCATACGGCTAGGAGCATCAAATTGAAGAAGTGTGATTTGGTCAGGATTAGAGCTGTGTGTCAGAAGGACTGTCCATTCTGGCTCTATGCACATAAGGTTGGGGATGAATCCACATGGCAGTTAAGAAGCTTGAACCTCCAACACACCTTCATGCAAACGCACAGAGTTGGGATACTACACACTAAGTGGCTTGGAGCGCAGTTTAAAAAGAAGGTAGAGTCTAATCCCAGGATTAAAATAAGGGAGTTACAAGCAAAGGCACACAAGAAATGGAATGTTACTGTGACCAAGTCCATGGCAGCCAAGTCTAAGCAAGAGGCACTAAGTCAAATCCAGGGTGCATTTAGGGAGCAGTATAGAAGGATTAATGACTACTGTACGGAGATTTTAAGGGCCAATCCAGGTTCATCTGTCAGCTTGAAAGTGATTAGGAGCCCAGACTTTGTCCAGGAGGTCCAGAACCTAGAATTGATGAACTATTGTGTGTTCCAGAGATTGTATGTCTGCTTCAATGCATGCAAGAAGAGCTTCCAACATGTCAGACCCTTTATCAGCTTGGACGGGTATTTCTTAAAGACTCCTCAGGGTGGCCAGTTACTCACTGCAATAGGAAGAGATCCTAATGACCAGATCCTTCCCATTGCTTATGCGGTGGTTGAAGCTGATACCAAGGATTCCTGGATTTGGTTTCTGAGACAATAA